From the genome of Anabaena sphaerica FACHB-251, one region includes:
- a CDS encoding DUF4168 domain-containing protein, with translation MQENYLVFLRNSIECKLSQYLVFATLTAASLIATVGLSVKADAQPLTVNNTEVTNYAQSVLAMEPKRQQAFEEIKKLIGGKEIPKIVCNDPSSMNSLPNKAKDIAVNYCNDSQKIVAAHNLTFERFNQITVEYQNNNALKQRIYNTLIRLQNESSPNSGARNVP, from the coding sequence ATGCAGGAAAATTATTTGGTCTTTTTGCGAAATTCAATTGAGTGTAAGCTGTCTCAGTATTTGGTATTTGCAACTCTCACTGCTGCGAGTTTAATCGCTACTGTGGGGTTGAGTGTCAAAGCTGATGCTCAACCCTTGACAGTTAACAATACAGAAGTTACTAACTATGCCCAATCTGTGTTAGCAATGGAACCAAAGCGTCAACAAGCTTTTGAGGAAATTAAAAAACTGATTGGTGGGAAAGAAATTCCCAAAATTGTTTGTAATGATCCCAGCAGTATGAATTCTCTACCAAATAAGGCTAAGGATATAGCGGTTAATTATTGTAACGATTCTCAAAAAATAGTGGCAGCACATAATTTGACATTTGAACGTTTCAATCAAATTACGGTTGAATACCAAAATAACAATGCGTTAAAACAGCGAATTTATAATACATTAATACGCTTACAAAATGAATCATCGCCTAATTCGGGTGCGCGTAATGTTCCTTAG
- a CDS encoding DUF3536 domain-containing protein, whose amino-acid sequence MTSAAELPASSGSKFKLAQDSQYLADHDPLKKSQGVYVTVHGHFYQPPRENPYLDAIERQPSAAPFHDWNERIHWECYRPNAFARVLNDKGELLGIVNNYEYMSFNIGPTLMSWLERYDVEVYQRILEADAKSSQRLHGHGNAIAQVYNHIIMPLANERDKYTQIRWGKEDFKSRFGRDPEGIWLAETAVDYPTLEALVSEGIRFIVLAPSQAQRCRPFPTENDPHPAWHEVGGSQIDPTRPYRCYLKPTLQTTSSPLSATKTTTPESTAGLPYIDIFFYDGPISRDMGFSDVVYNSHHFAGRVGAAVRGDHRPAQLISVATDGETFGHHKKGTEKTLAYAFIGEFPHHGWTVTNFAHYLSLNPPTWEVELKSITAWSCAHGVDRWQDDCGCGGEGGVWHQKWRRPLRNALNWLRDQLIEVYEEYGGKIFRDPWLARDEYIQILRDRSPANVSRFLSRHQNHKLTAVEQVDALRLLEMQRHALFMFTSCGWFFEELSRPEGTQILRYAARALELAGDVAGVQLEKGFLKRLGLALSNVEHFKHGAEVYRQLVLTAQIGFKQVASHYAITSLFNNHNNALSAQDKSPNLQTYQKRVYCYTANELDYQLQRMGALTMAVGHLKLVSEITWESEDLVFAVLHLGGWDFHCCIQQFTGRRDYSHLKEKLLASLQQASAAHAILVMTQIFGDEAFNLQNLFAEERHRIMRLLSQETLTRLDQLYTQTYRENYGVIMAFHRDELEVPQELQVAAEIALGYRCMMTLRSLEQDITETQLSWNHILELEAIATEAKHLRCRLNIPEGKQILEQLIMRLLWQLLHDANGSFSTDIQRLEKLIDVGYQLNLGISLEKSQELYFSCLHSQIVPVCLSNLNNQAEATQCSQLLKLGQKLAVDVSIIAKKLA is encoded by the coding sequence ATGACATCTGCTGCTGAATTGCCAGCAAGCTCTGGCTCAAAATTTAAATTAGCTCAAGATTCCCAATACCTTGCTGATCATGATCCCCTGAAAAAATCCCAGGGTGTATACGTGACGGTGCATGGTCATTTTTACCAACCACCCAGAGAAAATCCTTATTTAGATGCGATTGAACGCCAACCTAGTGCTGCACCTTTCCATGATTGGAATGAACGCATTCATTGGGAATGCTATCGCCCCAACGCCTTTGCTAGAGTGCTAAATGACAAAGGTGAATTATTGGGGATCGTTAATAATTATGAGTACATGAGCTTTAATATTGGTCCGACTCTGATGTCGTGGTTGGAACGCTACGATGTGGAAGTTTATCAGCGGATTTTGGAGGCTGATGCTAAGAGTAGCCAAAGGTTGCATGGTCATGGAAATGCGATCGCCCAAGTATATAATCACATCATCATGCCTCTGGCCAATGAACGGGATAAATATACCCAAATTCGCTGGGGTAAAGAAGACTTTAAATCTAGATTTGGTCGTGATCCCGAAGGTATCTGGTTAGCAGAAACCGCTGTTGATTATCCGACTTTAGAAGCTTTGGTATCGGAAGGAATTCGTTTTATTGTCCTGGCACCATCCCAAGCACAACGCTGTCGTCCTTTCCCAACTGAAAACGATCCCCACCCTGCATGGCATGAAGTTGGTGGTAGTCAGATTGATCCCACCCGTCCTTATCGTTGTTATTTAAAGCCTACTCTCCAGACGACATCTTCACCTCTGAGTGCAACTAAAACAACTACGCCAGAAAGCACAGCAGGCTTACCTTACATTGATATCTTTTTCTACGATGGACCAATTTCACGGGACATGGGTTTTAGTGATGTGGTTTATAATTCTCACCACTTTGCAGGCCGTGTGGGTGCAGCAGTACGCGGGGATCATCGTCCCGCACAGTTGATATCTGTGGCCACCGATGGGGAAACCTTTGGACATCACAAAAAGGGAACTGAGAAAACTTTAGCCTATGCCTTTATTGGTGAGTTTCCTCATCACGGTTGGACGGTAACAAATTTTGCTCACTACCTGAGCTTAAATCCTCCCACGTGGGAAGTGGAATTAAAATCTATCACCGCTTGGAGTTGCGCTCATGGTGTGGACAGATGGCAAGATGATTGTGGTTGCGGTGGGGAAGGGGGTGTATGGCATCAAAAATGGCGGCGGCCGTTGCGGAATGCTTTGAATTGGTTGCGGGATCAGTTAATTGAGGTGTATGAGGAATATGGCGGCAAAATATTCCGTGATCCCTGGTTAGCAAGGGATGAATATATTCAGATTTTACGCGATCGCTCCCCTGCTAATGTCAGCCGTTTTCTCTCCCGTCATCAAAACCACAAACTTACCGCTGTGGAACAAGTAGATGCTTTGCGTTTGTTGGAAATGCAGCGTCACGCTTTGTTTATGTTCACTAGTTGCGGCTGGTTTTTTGAAGAACTATCCAGACCAGAGGGTACGCAAATTCTCCGTTATGCGGCTCGTGCTTTAGAATTAGCAGGGGATGTGGCAGGTGTGCAGTTGGAAAAAGGCTTCCTCAAACGTTTGGGTTTAGCTCTCAGCAATGTTGAACATTTTAAACATGGTGCTGAAGTATATCGTCAATTGGTACTAACTGCCCAAATCGGATTTAAACAAGTTGCCTCCCATTACGCGATTACTTCCTTATTTAACAATCACAACAATGCCTTATCGGCACAGGATAAGTCTCCAAATCTCCAAACTTACCAAAAGCGCGTTTATTGCTACACAGCCAATGAATTAGATTACCAACTGCAACGCATGGGCGCTTTAACTATGGCGGTAGGACACTTGAAATTAGTGTCAGAAATTACTTGGGAAAGTGAAGACTTGGTGTTTGCGGTTCTGCATCTGGGAGGTTGGGATTTCCATTGCTGCATTCAACAGTTTACAGGCAGGCGTGATTATAGCCACTTGAAAGAAAAGCTATTAGCATCGCTACAACAAGCAAGTGCGGCTCACGCTATCTTGGTGATGACGCAGATTTTTGGGGATGAAGCCTTTAATTTGCAAAATTTATTTGCCGAAGAACGCCACCGGATTATGCGCTTGTTAAGTCAGGAAACACTGACACGATTAGACCAACTCTATACCCAGACATATCGTGAAAATTACGGTGTGATTATGGCGTTTCATCGGGATGAGTTAGAAGTTCCCCAAGAATTACAGGTAGCGGCCGAGATTGCTTTAGGTTATCGCTGTATGATGACATTGCGATCGCTAGAGCAAGATATCACCGAAACCCAATTAAGTTGGAATCACATTCTCGAATTAGAAGCGATCGCCACTGAAGCCAAACATCTGCGCTGTCGGTTAAATATACCTGAAGGCAAACAGATATTAGAACAGTTAATTATGCGATTGCTGTGGCAATTATTACACGATGCTAACGGTTCTTTTAGTACAGATATCCAAAGGTTAGAAAAGTTGATTGATGTCGGGTATCAGCTAAATTTGGGCATTTCTTTGGAAAAATCCCAAGAACTCTACTTTAGCTGTTTGCATAGTCAAATAGTTCCCGTGTGTCTGAGCAACTTGAATAACCAAGCAGAAGCTACTCAGTGTAGTCAGTTGCTGAAATTAGGGCAAAAATTAGCCGTTGATGTCAGCATAATTGCGAAAAAATTGGCTTAA
- a CDS encoding DUF1868 domain-containing protein, with product MDDNYQTYLNRVARMTLPESYRTQVQHIQESSKFKPHDGVRQPAPFPGYTLITPPAAEDTQNADFYSQIETYQRSLLELPIDSDLIVPLPPASFHLTVADLIWDHAFVHATEKNPQFEQELNSCLGDLFEQYQQLKSKATNPISWQMLGLIVMPRAVGVCLIPKDERCYEEIIQLRRLIYQNRKLMGLGIEQHYHFTAHITLGYFGEIPAELDRIKLSNMLSELNQQWLLNFPEILIHRVELRKFDNMTRYYRQPDWTSLDF from the coding sequence TTGGACGACAACTACCAAACCTACTTAAATCGGGTAGCACGCATGACGCTACCAGAATCTTACAGAACCCAAGTTCAGCATATCCAGGAATCTTCCAAATTCAAGCCCCATGATGGAGTCAGACAACCAGCACCCTTTCCTGGCTATACGCTGATTACCCCACCAGCAGCAGAAGATACACAAAACGCTGATTTTTACAGCCAAATCGAGACTTATCAGCGATCGCTGTTAGAGTTACCAATCGACTCTGATTTGATTGTACCTCTACCTCCTGCCAGCTTTCATTTAACCGTCGCAGATTTGATTTGGGATCATGCTTTTGTTCATGCTACTGAAAAAAATCCCCAATTTGAACAGGAATTAAACTCTTGCTTAGGTGATTTATTTGAGCAGTATCAACAGTTAAAGAGCAAAGCCACTAATCCGATTTCCTGGCAAATGCTAGGACTGATAGTGATGCCAAGGGCTGTAGGTGTGTGCCTAATCCCCAAAGATGAACGCTGCTATGAGGAAATTATTCAACTCCGTCGGCTAATTTATCAAAATCGTAAGTTAATGGGCTTGGGTATTGAGCAACATTATCATTTTACTGCTCATATTACATTAGGCTATTTTGGGGAAATTCCTGCTGAACTAGACCGGATAAAACTCAGTAATATGTTGTCAGAGTTAAATCAACAATGGTTGTTGAACTTCCCAGAAATTTTAATCCATCGGGTTGAGTTGCGGAAGTTTGACAATATGACACGCTATTATCGTCAACCAGACTGGACTAGTTTAGATTTTTAA
- the holA gene encoding DNA polymerase III subunit delta — protein sequence MPIYVYWGEDDFAMEKAVAVLRDRILDPLWTSFNYTAFPPDQADAVIQALNQVMTPTFGAGGRLVWLINTTLCQQCPENVLSELQRTLPVIPEDSFLLLTSRNKPDERLKATKFLKQFAQFQEFSLVPPWKTELLVQAVNQAAQTVGVKLTPQTAELLAESIGNDTRLLYTEMEKLRLYIAGSNKPLDVKTVTLLVRNTTQNTLQLAAAIRTGDTAKALGVLGDLINAAEPGLRIVATLIGQFRTWLWVKIMMEAGERNPQAIAQAAEINNPKRIYFLQQEVKSLSVPQLISYLPLLLELEVSLKQGASETSILQTKVIELCQVYQRR from the coding sequence ATGCCAATCTATGTTTACTGGGGTGAAGATGATTTTGCGATGGAAAAGGCGGTTGCAGTTTTGCGCGATCGCATTCTCGATCCTCTGTGGACAAGTTTTAACTATACTGCTTTCCCCCCAGATCAAGCTGATGCTGTGATTCAGGCTTTAAATCAAGTCATGACACCCACTTTTGGCGCAGGTGGACGTTTGGTTTGGTTGATTAATACTACTCTGTGTCAACAGTGTCCAGAAAATGTGTTATCAGAATTACAACGGACTTTACCTGTAATTCCTGAAGACTCGTTTTTATTACTCACTAGCCGCAATAAACCTGATGAACGCCTCAAAGCTACAAAATTTTTGAAACAATTTGCCCAGTTCCAAGAGTTTTCACTTGTTCCCCCCTGGAAAACGGAATTGTTGGTACAAGCTGTAAATCAAGCTGCTCAAACTGTGGGTGTGAAACTAACTCCCCAGACTGCGGAACTGTTGGCTGAATCTATAGGTAACGATACACGGCTTCTCTACACCGAAATGGAGAAATTACGGCTTTACATTGCAGGTAGCAATAAGCCCTTAGATGTGAAAACTGTAACTCTATTAGTCAGAAATACTACTCAAAACACGTTGCAATTAGCAGCAGCTATCAGAACGGGTGATACAGCTAAAGCTTTGGGTGTTTTAGGGGATCTAATTAATGCTGCGGAACCGGGTTTGCGGATTGTTGCCACTTTGATTGGTCAGTTTCGCACGTGGTTATGGGTAAAGATTATGATGGAAGCAGGAGAGCGCAACCCCCAAGCGATCGCCCAAGCTGCGGAAATCAATAACCCGAAACGTATCTACTTTTTACAGCAAGAAGTCAAATCTCTTTCTGTACCGCAACTAATTTCTTATTTACCCTTGCTGCTGGAATTAGAAGTCAGCCTGAAACAAGGAGCTTCAGAAACATCAATACTACAAACTAAAGTCATTGAACTCTGTCAAGTATATCAGAGAAGGTAA
- a CDS encoding MFS transporter translates to MIFQTSLIAVNSFKWCYLHLGLAPIKVTGEVFTPVPTALAFSSPKFLLALLSGIVMALAFQLLLTNLSLAVGISAIGTGAYSDVDDTQTLGGSIRKIEAKIGIWAILSSSIALFIACFVAIKLSLIESAVLGAIIGVIIWSSYFTIIMWLGSSAVGSLIGSFISTVTSGIQGLLGTATAATTSALGANAAQKQMVATAEEITAAVRRELTSGFDAESIKNTLQNSLNSLQLPKLDIKEIRNQFDHLLKDIDLREIGDRQFLENINRQTFVDLISSRTDFSPEDVNKIADQLEGAWKQVLTRQNTTGKVIDLIKSASPEELNSEKLGERLQQLITVGGNGKQTNGVIKQAIQYGLGAAGTAVLERVNLADVNVQEITTELKKIGGQVQDVDVNKIIEQLKQIANKTTEQTSKIGTQLGERFAKPQNPIKADVEDYLLNSFPWHFNRLTIQDEFRDVIYDPNADPITVRRQLEEINQDYFVNLLKQRGDISEDRIQEIAEQITSIRQEVFQIVQQTEREVQSQDLHRRIEDYLRNTNKEELNPEGIERNFSTLLEDPEAGVEDLQQRLSEFNRDTLVQLLQQRQDISEEEANNIVGKLEGTRDNVVNRARELQEQAKNKAQELRQRVEDYLRNTNKEELNPESIERDFRVLLEDPQTGINLLRDRLSQFDRDTLVQLLSQRQDLSEEQVNQTLNALERVRDNIIQAPQKVADKAKEQYEQTTTAIAEYLRNTNLKELNPEGIQRDLQKLFSDPKQGASALRDRLSQVDRETLVKLLSGREDLSEEQVNQIIDSVQAATNNIVKAPQRLAQRTTKQVLDFEANLENYLRNTKKEELNPEGIKRDLRLLLSSPRVGIGSLGDRVSRIDRSTLVALLSQREDITEEEANRIVDQIESVRDSIVAQFDQIQQRMRSLVDRIFGSIREYLNSLDRPELNYEGIQHDFAKIFDDPQAGFEALRDRLGEFDRDTLVAILTSRPDISEEQANQIINRIESARDSVLHRAERIQQETQRRLRAIKEQAKQQAIDSKKALADAAWWLFNAAVISLVASAIAGVLAVITPNPIL, encoded by the coding sequence ATGATTTTTCAAACTTCGCTAATTGCAGTAAATAGTTTCAAGTGGTGCTATTTACACTTAGGATTAGCCCCAATAAAAGTAACTGGTGAAGTTTTCACTCCAGTACCAACAGCACTAGCTTTTTCTAGTCCTAAATTTTTACTAGCATTGCTAAGTGGCATAGTTATGGCCTTAGCATTTCAATTATTACTCACAAATCTCTCGTTAGCGGTGGGAATTTCCGCTATAGGAACTGGTGCATATTCTGATGTTGATGATACACAAACATTAGGAGGAAGCATTCGCAAAATTGAAGCTAAAATTGGGATTTGGGCAATTTTATCTTCCAGTATTGCATTATTTATCGCTTGTTTCGTAGCAATTAAACTTAGCTTAATTGAAAGTGCAGTTTTAGGCGCGATTATTGGTGTCATTATTTGGTCTAGCTACTTTACCATAATCATGTGGCTGGGTTCGAGTGCGGTAGGCTCATTAATTGGTTCTTTTATTAGCACTGTAACTTCTGGTATTCAAGGCTTGCTGGGTACAGCTACTGCTGCTACTACTTCAGCTTTGGGTGCCAATGCTGCTCAAAAACAGATGGTAGCAACAGCCGAAGAAATTACCGCCGCAGTTCGGCGAGAATTAACTTCCGGTTTTGATGCTGAAAGTATTAAAAATACTCTGCAAAATTCTTTGAATTCTCTCCAATTACCAAAGTTGGATATCAAAGAAATTAGAAATCAATTTGACCATTTGTTAAAAGATATAGATTTACGAGAGATTGGCGATAGACAATTTCTGGAAAATATTAATCGTCAGACCTTCGTAGATTTAATCAGCAGTCGTACAGATTTTTCTCCAGAGGATGTTAATAAAATTGCTGACCAACTTGAAGGTGCTTGGAAGCAAGTTTTAACTCGCCAAAATACGACAGGGAAAGTCATTGATTTAATTAAATCTGCTAGTCCAGAAGAATTAAACTCAGAAAAATTAGGTGAAAGACTGCAACAATTGATAACTGTTGGCGGTAATGGTAAGCAAACCAATGGAGTCATCAAACAAGCTATTCAATATGGCTTAGGTGCTGCGGGAACAGCAGTATTAGAGAGAGTTAATCTTGCTGATGTCAATGTTCAAGAAATTACCACTGAACTGAAAAAAATTGGCGGTCAGGTTCAAGATGTTGATGTCAATAAAATTATTGAGCAACTGAAACAGATTGCTAACAAAACAACGGAACAAACAAGTAAAATAGGTACTCAATTAGGTGAAAGATTTGCCAAACCTCAGAATCCTATCAAGGCAGATGTAGAAGATTATCTTCTTAATTCTTTTCCTTGGCATTTTAACCGTTTGACAATTCAAGATGAATTCAGAGATGTTATTTATGACCCAAATGCAGATCCAATCACTGTACGCCGTCAGCTAGAAGAAATTAATCAAGATTACTTTGTCAACTTGCTGAAACAACGTGGTGATATTAGCGAGGACAGGATTCAAGAAATTGCCGAACAAATAACAAGTATTCGTCAAGAAGTTTTCCAAATTGTTCAGCAAACTGAAAGAGAGGTTCAATCTCAAGACTTACATCGGAGAATAGAAGATTATCTGCGGAATACTAACAAAGAAGAATTAAATCCTGAAGGTATTGAGCGCAATTTTAGCACCCTACTTGAAGACCCAGAAGCTGGAGTTGAAGATTTACAGCAACGGTTGAGTGAATTTAACCGTGATACCTTGGTACAACTACTTCAGCAACGTCAAGATATTAGCGAAGAGGAAGCTAATAATATTGTTGGTAAACTCGAAGGCACTCGTGATAATGTTGTCAATCGAGCTAGAGAATTGCAAGAGCAAGCAAAAAATAAAGCTCAAGAATTGCGTCAAAGAGTAGAAGATTATTTGCGGAATACTAACAAAGAAGAATTAAATCCCGAAAGTATTGAGCGCGATTTTCGAGTTTTGTTAGAAGACCCGCAAACGGGAATCAATCTTTTACGCGATCGCTTATCGCAATTTGATAGAGATACGCTGGTACAATTATTGAGTCAGCGTCAGGATTTAAGTGAAGAACAGGTAAACCAAACTCTAAATGCTTTGGAAAGGGTACGAGATAATATTATCCAAGCACCGCAGAAAGTTGCAGACAAAGCGAAAGAACAATACGAACAAACGACAACAGCCATAGCTGAATACCTGCGGAATACCAACTTGAAAGAACTGAATCCTGAAGGTATACAGCGAGATTTGCAAAAGTTGTTTAGTGACCCCAAACAGGGTGCTTCCGCATTACGCGATCGCCTCTCGCAAGTTGATAGGGAAACTTTAGTTAAATTGCTTTCTGGGCGTGAAGATTTGAGCGAAGAACAAGTTAACCAAATTATTGATTCTGTACAAGCAGCAACTAATAACATTGTCAAAGCACCGCAACGTTTGGCGCAACGCACGACTAAACAAGTGTTAGACTTTGAAGCAAATTTGGAAAATTATCTACGCAATACCAAAAAAGAAGAACTGAATCCCGAAGGGATCAAACGCGACTTACGATTGTTGCTGTCTTCACCCCGCGTAGGTATTGGTAGTTTAGGCGATCGCGTTTCCAGAATTGACCGTTCTACATTAGTAGCTTTGCTTTCCCAGCGTGAGGATATCACAGAAGAAGAAGCAAACAGAATTGTAGACCAAATTGAATCTGTGCGTGACTCGATAGTTGCACAATTCGACCAGATTCAGCAAAGAATGCGATCGCTTGTTGATAGAATTTTCGGCAGCATTCGTGAATATCTCAATTCCCTAGATCGTCCTGAACTGAATTATGAAGGTATTCAACACGATTTTGCGAAGATATTCGATGACCCGCAAGCAGGATTTGAAGCTTTGCGCGATCGCTTAGGTGAATTCGACCGTGACACCTTAGTTGCTATCCTCACTTCTCGTCCAGATATATCCGAAGAACAAGCCAATCAAATTATCAATCGCATTGAATCTGCGCGGGATAGTGTATTGCATCGAGCCGAACGCATCCAGCAAGAAACCCAAAGAAGACTACGCGCAATTAAAGAACAAGCAAAACAGCAAGCAATTGACAGTAAAAAAGCCCTTGCCGATGCTGCTTGGTGGTTATTTAATGCTGC